Genomic window (Drosophila albomicans strain 15112-1751.03 chromosome X, ASM965048v2, whole genome shotgun sequence):
TTCTGCTGCCGGGCATGACAAAGGCAGAGATTCTGCACTATTGCGAGACGCCCGTGCTGATCAAAGATGTGGTAGAGCCGCCCATCAGATCCTACATACAGAAGGGCTACATCGAGGACATGTTTCCACTGCACGATATTGTAAGcgatattatataaatttatatatctgTGTCTATTATATCTACATCTCACTTTGATAGCTGTATCTGGAACGCTTCAATCTGAATCTCAAACGCACCAAGCTACCCATTGAAGAGATCCGCAACTATTTTGGCTCTGGCATCGGTCTCTACTTTGGCTTCATTGAGTTCTACACCAAAGCGCTGGTGTTCCCAGCCATCTTTGGTATACTCCAATGTCTGCTGGATCTCAATCTGTCGCTGGTCTGCAGCTTCTATGTGGTCTGGACCACAGTGAGTTGTTGAAACACTTTTCTATAATTGTTGTAATGAGTATTCTAATGGTTTCCCCTACTTTGTAGATCTTTTTGGAGCTGTGGAAACGCAAGTGCGCTGGATACTCGTATCGCTGGGGCACCATCGAGATGAGCAGCTTGGACAAGCCGCGTGCCGCTTACACAGGACAATTGAAGCCAGATCCCATCACGGGCAAGATGACACTGCATTATCCCATGCGCTACACGTACCTGCAAATGTATTGCATTTCGTATCCGGTTGTCTTGGGCTGCGTTGTTGCCGCCGCCTGGTTTGCTCTCTATCAGTTCCAGATCGAGGCCGAAGTTCTGGCCGATTTTGGTGCCGATTCGTGGCTGTTGTATGTGCCGGTCATTGTGCAATCGGTGCTGATAGCGATATTCTCGTGGGCCTACGAGAAGCTTGCCACATTCCTCACCAATCTGGAGAATCATCGCACACGCTCGCAGTATGAACGGCATCGGGTCAATAAGCTGATGCTCTTCGAGATTGTCAACAATTTCTTTTCGCAATTCTATATCGCGTTTGTGCTGCAGGATCTCAAGCAGCTCAAGTATCAGCTGATGATGCAGTTGCTCATCTTTCAATTGCTCTGCATTGCCCAGGAGATTGGCATTCCCCTGATGGCAGTGCTGCGACAGAAGTACGCCAAGTATCGCCATCAGGAAGTCGATCCGGAGAAGTTGCGCACCATCACGAATAAGCCACGCTACGAGCAATCGTTCTATGAGTCCGGTCTCGATGCCTATCATTCCACATACGAGGACTACTTGCAGGTGTGCATCCAGTTTGGCTATGTGGTGCTCTTTGCCGCTGTGGCGCCATTCGCGGCGATCGGTGCACTGATCAACAATGTGTTTGCCGTTCATATCGATATGTTTAAGCTCTGCAACATATTTAAGCGACCCTTTGCGCGTAGAGCGAAGAACATCGGTGCCTGGCAGCTGGCCTTCGAGTTGCTCTCGGTCATGTCGTTGTTGAGCAACTGTGGCCTCCTCTTCCTGCAGCCCAATGTCAAGTGAGCGAACCGTTTGCTTGTTTAGGTTTTTTATTTCcttgtttatttctttgtttgtgtttttagACAATTCTTTTCACACTGGTTGCCTTCCATACCGGATCTGTCGTTTGTCATCTTCGAGCATCTGCTGCTGGGTCTCAAATTCCTAATACACAAGGTGATCCATGAGAGACCGCGCTGGGTGCGCATCGGACTCCTCAAAGCGGACTTTGAGACTAGCCAGGCTCTCAAGTGAGTTTTAACTACACCattgtttgattttgtttgattCGTGATCTTCCTTTTCCGTAGGAAATTCAAAGCTGCCAAGAAAATGTCATAGATAATTCGAACAGGAGTAGCAAGAGACGATTGAAGCATCCAGAGGAGCGCAGTCCAACCAGtccatttatataattatttatttatcttatactttaaatgcttttattGTAAATCTCACACTAATGGTGCCttaaatatgtacatgtaattattttgcttttttattatgattattacacatttttacCGTGCCTAGCGTTgcttaaatacaaaaactaCTTACAATACAATAATGTTGATTATTCTAACATCAATTTACAATCGTTAGTTACTCTTTAAGAACACATTTCCtttcagtctctctctcttttcaaTAAATCAGTCTGTCTCATTTCAATAAGTGTTAGGCATTTCCAATTGTATTACTtctattttgatattttcatttccaaaTCTATGTTAGCGAAATACCGTTTACTGTACTGTACTCATAAATGCTGCTTATCGAGTGAGAACTGTACTTTCGACTGGAAACAAAGCAACTGCAATTTGTGCTTTGTTCGAAAATATCTTttgtttcaataataaaatgttgtcCACTACTTACACTGTAGAATAAATGAATccgttatatatgtatttcttaaatCCGACCTAGCGACCTCCCCTGAAATGTTTAAAGGCCAGAAACGCGTCGATGGCATGCAGAAAGCCTGCAAAAAAGCCCATGTACTATCAGAGAAATACATAGATTAATATTATGGTATGAACAAAGGACAAATTCAAGGCTCACTCACGTAGGCGGCTGTCATGGCTGGATACGCCCAGAAGCCGGGACGTATCAGAAACTGCGGATGCAGCCAGACAATGCAGGCGAATCCCATGTAGCTGGCGGAGCTGAAGTACATGAAACAGGCCAGTGCATTGAAGAGCGTCTCCTAGGAAATGTCAAACAATTAAAACCACAAATCGATAACAATTCAAAGTTTACCTACAAAGAGCGACTGTCGTATGAGGGAATAGGATTTATCCGAGAAACAATAGCAGAGTAACAATATGCCGGTTGTGGTGAAACAGTGTCCAGAAGTGGCCAGAAAACTGGTCAACGCCTGTCCAATGTTGTTTGCATATGGAACACCAAATTCTATTAGCAATCCCTCGATCAACGTCGCCACACCCAGTTGCATTAGCTTCAGCAGTCCGCCGCGGgagaaaacaaaaccaaagtTGATGCACGTAAAGACGCGGCAGCAACACACTTTGATGCCCAATGGTTGACTCATGTTGCGCGTTCCAAAGTTTGGCATGTTCCTCATCGTTTGCCTCTTGTTTATTGACTAAGAGCAGCGGCAAAGACTGCCTAGCTGCCTGCTGCATGCAACATCTGTGGCATCTGCGGATGCAACACGTCTATTAATAGATTATAGAGGATCACCCCAAGCGGCTTCATCTGCGCACAGTGATTCTTCGTAGAATAGAAGTTGAAATCAGGGACCACAATTAATCGTTGGTTAgttattttgaaacaaacatatatttgGAATGGAATGCCGAGgtcattattttaataaatgcttTTAATGTTAAACCCCGTTTTATTGTTATAAACGaggaaatacatatttttacaatcgagttttatttttggatttaATACTTCACGCGCagcaattcaatattttaaatggattGCATTTATCTCACTTGGTTTGAATATTGCATAATAATTAGCATAATAAATTCACAAAtgtgtaaattaaattcagtTTCATTTTTCGATTTCTTCCCAAATTCAATTCGATATTTTACGTGGAAAAAGGTGTAAATAATGATTTGccaacaaattcattttacttataattaatattaaagaagTTACGTTATATACTAGATTTAAATATAGTCGAGTACgcaattttacaaaaataatgttttcaatgtttatcaaatgcatttaaatacttCTCTGAATGGCTAAAAACGcctgaaaactaaaaaacgGGTCTtgcttgctttggctgacaatctggtatattttacaatctatggtatattttgattgaagTACTATAgcattataccaaatatagcctttttatatattagtatttttgcagtatattgatttggaatatttgaaaattaataccactatttttacttgttttaatttttaatttcttgagAATTGAATTTAGCTTAATTAAGTTTGacctaataaatattttcaattaaattttgtattaaaatcttatgagaatttaatttacttaaaacaagtgagaaagctacagtcgagagtactcgactgtgagatacccgctacccattttgaataaaagaaatatattttgtggtatttttctcaaaatataccaaatatactgaaaaaatactaaaaatataccaaatggtatgtttggtatatcgatatagtaccgcattcaaaatataccatagacacaatataccagactgtcggccaaagcaactaagagccctagtaagtagacgtgtttgcccatacaaaagtatttctttaataacttcgatttgcgggggcggaagtgggcgtggcaaaattttgaaacaaacttgatctgcgtgcaaacataacaaattatagctctatctcttatagtctctgagatccagtgtttcatacggacagatacacagacggacagacggacatggctatatcgtctcggctgttaacgctgatcaagaatatatatactttataggatcggagatgcctccttctacctgttacatacatttcctgccgacacaaagttataataccttctaccctatgggtagcgggtataaaaatataacatctTGCCCCACTGTGCGTGACTAGCGATTCTTTAACACTTGCCCTACAGAACATTACCCCAAACAGAAGCCTCTGCTTCAATGCTCAGACTCTTGACAATGGGAATCAGTTGAAAACTAATAACATTTCCTTATaacattttcgttttgtttcgtttcgtttcgatCTCTTCCAAATTGATACAAATTCTGTGACATGTGCATGCCGTATTTGGGCAAATTGTTTGGCGGCGGCGATCGCAGGCGCAACAATGCAATTGCCACGCCTCGGGGCAGTTTGGCTCCAACGCCGCAGCAATCAAATGCCTCAATTCAGACgacaaacatcaacaacaacaacaacaacacgactATGGCTGTGGTCAAGAAAGATTCTGTGGCACCAATGGATATCGCTGTGGCTGACAATGTCCACGGCAGCATGAGAAGCAACCTAAGTCCAGTTCAGGCTGCAGGTCCAGCTCCAAGTGCTGCCACATCTGATGCTGTGGATAGTGAGGCAAGACCCTCATCGTGGTTGGAATACTTCGGATACAATAGGAAGAAAAAGGGTGACGTTAATCCACCCAACGCATCCAATTAATTGCAATGTAATGAGCTCCAAAATTCAGATTTCGATGATCGAAATATTATGCTGATAACTTTTGGGATCAACATTGATTTAAGTACCGAATCACTTGCATCTGCCGGCATTATAGAATAGCTttcgaattttaatttctagGCGAATAAAATTATGACTGAATAATCAATAgtaaattatttctaaatttgtaAGTAATTAATGAGATTTACTTAAATAAGTTAAGTTGTAACTTTTCCTGGATTAATTTCAAATCACTattgtgcattttttt
Coding sequences:
- the LOC117567240 gene encoding anoctamin-8 isoform X1, whose product is MELHAATQAAPGYGPRTRNIIENQLFRRQRSLKLEALQRQRSQYGTIDDADDDEADTLDKTYIVIIFTEKAKLRHCQDVEKIIQEFGIQTTLDFVSKTEKYLYLSATLDTLLRLADAAELEKMTTTGSIQKFNHGCVADFLLPGMTKAEILHYCETPVLIKDVVEPPIRSYIQKGYIEDMFPLHDILYLERFNLNLKRTKLPIEEIRNYFGSGIGLYFGFIEFYTKALVFPAIFGILQCLLDLNLSLVCSFYVVWTTIFLELWKRKCAGYSYRWGTIEMSSLDKPRAAYTGQLKPDPITGKMTLHYPMRYTYLQMYCISYPVVLGCVVAAAWFALYQFQIEAEVLADFGADSWLLYVPVIVQSVLIAIFSWAYEKLATFLTNLENHRTRSQYERHRVNKLMLFEIVNNFFSQFYIAFVLQDLKQLKYQLMMQLLIFQLLCIAQEIGIPLMAVLRQKYAKYRHQEVDPEKLRTITNKPRYEQSFYESGLDAYHSTYEDYLQVCIQFGYVVLFAAVAPFAAIGALINNVFAVHIDMFKLCNIFKRPFARRAKNIGAWQLAFELLSVMSLLSNCGLLFLQPNVKQFFSHWLPSIPDLSFVIFEHLLLGLKFLIHKVIHERPRWVRIGLLKADFETSQALKKFKAAKKMS
- the LOC117567240 gene encoding anoctamin-8 isoform X2, with amino-acid sequence MSEDAKSPRTRNIIENQLFRRQRSLKLEALQRQRSQYGTIDDADDDEADTLDKTYIVIIFTEKAKLRHCQDVEKIIQEFGIQTTLDFVSKTEKYLYLSATLDTLLRLADAAELEKMTTTGSIQKFNHGCVADFLLPGMTKAEILHYCETPVLIKDVVEPPIRSYIQKGYIEDMFPLHDILYLERFNLNLKRTKLPIEEIRNYFGSGIGLYFGFIEFYTKALVFPAIFGILQCLLDLNLSLVCSFYVVWTTIFLELWKRKCAGYSYRWGTIEMSSLDKPRAAYTGQLKPDPITGKMTLHYPMRYTYLQMYCISYPVVLGCVVAAAWFALYQFQIEAEVLADFGADSWLLYVPVIVQSVLIAIFSWAYEKLATFLTNLENHRTRSQYERHRVNKLMLFEIVNNFFSQFYIAFVLQDLKQLKYQLMMQLLIFQLLCIAQEIGIPLMAVLRQKYAKYRHQEVDPEKLRTITNKPRYEQSFYESGLDAYHSTYEDYLQVCIQFGYVVLFAAVAPFAAIGALINNVFAVHIDMFKLCNIFKRPFARRAKNIGAWQLAFELLSVMSLLSNCGLLFLQPNVKQFFSHWLPSIPDLSFVIFEHLLLGLKFLIHKVIHERPRWVRIGLLKADFETSQALKKFKAAKKMS
- the LOC117567240 gene encoding anoctamin-8 isoform X3, with translation MELHAATQAAPGYGPRTRNIIENQLFRRQRSLKLEALQRQRSQYGTIDDADDDEADTLDKTYIVIIFTEKAKLRHCQDVEKIIQEFGIQTTLDFVSKTEKYLYLSATLDTLLRLADAAELEKMTTTGSIQKFNHGCVADFLLPGMTKAEILHYCETPVLIKDVVEPPIRSYIQKGYIEDMFPLHDILYLERFNLNLKRTKLPIEEIRNYFGSGIGLYFGFIEFYTKALVFPAIFGILQCLLDLNLSLVCSFYVVWTTIFLELWKRKCAGYSYRWGTIEMSSLDKPRAAYTGQLKPDPITGKMTLHYPMRYTYLQMYCISYPVVLGCVVAAAWFALYQFQIEAEVLADFGADSWLLYVPVIVQSVLIAIFSWAYEKLATFLTNLENHRTRSQYERHRVNKLMLFEIVNNFFSQFYIAFVLQDLKQLKYQLMMQLLIFQLLCIAQEIGIPLMAVLRQKYAKYRHQEVDPEKLRTITNKPRYEQSFYESGLDAYHSTYEDYLQVCIQFGYVVLFAAVAPFAAIGALINNVFAVHIDMFKLCNIFKRPFARRAKNIGAWQLAFELLSVMSLLSNCGLLFLQPNVKQFFSHWLPSIPDLSFVIFEHLLLGLKFLIHKVIHERPRWVRIGLLKADFETSQALK
- the LOC117567282 gene encoding protein singles bar isoform X1 gives rise to the protein MRNMPNFGTRNMSQPLGIKVCCCRVFTCINFGFVFSRGGLLKLMQLGVATLIEGLLIEFGVPYANNIGQALTSFLATSGHCFTTTGILLLCYCFSDKSYSLIRQSLFETLFNALACFMYFSSASYMGFACIVWLHPQFLIRPGFWAYPAMTAAYAFCMPSTRFWPLNISGEVARSDLRNTYITDSFILQCK
- the LOC117567282 gene encoding protein singles bar isoform X2, with amino-acid sequence MRNMPNFGTRNMSQPLGIKVCCCRVFTCINFGFVFSRGGLLKLMQLGVATLIEGLLIEFGVPYANNIGQALTSFLATSGHCFTTTGILLLCYCFSDKSYSLIRQSLFETLFNALACFMYFSSASYMGFACIVWLHPQFLIRPGFWAYPAMTAAYYMGFFAGFLHAIDAFLAFKHFRGGR
- the LOC117567860 gene encoding uncharacterized protein LOC117567860; this encodes MCMPYLGKLFGGGDRRRNNAIATPRGSLAPTPQQSNASIQTTNINNNNNNTTMAVVKKDSVAPMDIAVADNVHGSMRSNLSPVQAAGPAPSAATSDAVDSEARPSSWLEYFGYNRKKKGDVNPPNASN